Genomic window (Pseudomonas hydrolytica):
TCGAGGCGATCCGCCGCGAAGTGGGCATGGTGTTCCAGCACTTCAACCTGTTCCCGCACCTGACCGTGCTGCAGAACTGCACCCTGGCGCCGATGTGGGTACGCAAGATGCCCAAGCGTCAGGCCGAGGAAGTCGCCATGCACTTCCTCGAGCGCGTGCGCATCCCGGAGCAGGCGCACAAGTATCCGGGCCAGCTCTCCGGCGGCCAGCAGCAGCGCGTGGCGATCGCTCGCGCGCTGTGCATGAAGCCGAAGATCATGCTGTTCGACGAGCCGACCTCGGCCCTCGACCCGGAGATGGTGAAAGAGGTGCTCGACACCATGATCGGCCTGGCGCAGGACGGCATGACCATGCTCTGCGTGACCCACGAGATGGGCTTCGCCCGCACCGTGGCCAATCGGGTGATCTTCATGGACAAGGGCGAGATCGTCGAACAGGCCGAGCCCGACCAGTTCTTCACCAACCCGCAGAACGAGCGCACCAAGCTGTTCCTCAGCCAAATCCTGCACTGAGTCGGTTGCGTCAGATGACAAGGGAGCCCTCGGGCTCCCTTTTTCATGGCCGCGGAATGCGCCTGGAAGTAGGCTGCGCTGTGCGCACCGCGAACCCATAGCCCTATCGAGTGTCCAGCGTCCCCAGAATGGTGCGCACAGCGCACCCTACGGGACCGACGGCGCAGCCCCGTTGCCCTGCATGCGCTTGCGAAACGCGCCGGGCGTCTCGCCGCACAGCTGCTTGAACAGCTTGGCGAAGGTGGCGCGATCGGCATAGCCGACCGCGGCGGCGATCCGCTCCAGCGAATCGCCGGAGCGGGCCAGCGCCTGCTGCGCGTTGGCGATGCGCAGGCGCTGCAGGTAGTCGTTGGGCGTCAGCCCGGTGGCGGTCTTGAAGCGGCGCAGCAGGGTGCGCGGCGAGCAGTGCGCCTGCTCGGCCAGACTGGCCAGATCGACGGATTCGGCATGATGGCGGCGCAACCAGTCGAGCAGCGGCGCCAGGGTCTTGTCATCGCTGGCGGGCAGCAGAGGGGCGAAGCGTGACTGCGGGCCGCGCTGACGCTCCACCACCATGGCGCTGGCGACCTGCTGCGCCAGCCATTCGCCGCCATGCAGGGCGATCAGGTGCAGGCACAGGTCGAGCCCCGCCTGGGCGCCGCCGGAGCAGAACAGCGGGCCGTCCTCGGTCAGCAGCAGGTCGCTGCGCAGGTTCACGCGGGGAAAATGTCGGGTAAAGGTCTCGGCCAGGGCCCAGTGGGTGGTGGCCTGGCGACCGTCGAGCAGCCCGGCTGCCGCCAGCAGAAAGGCGCTGCTGCACAGGCTTGCCACCTGCTGCTGGCGGCGAGCCAGCCAGGGCAGCAGGCCGGCATTGCCCTCCAGCGTACGGGAGATGGCGCTGCCGGTGGCTGGCAGGATCAGCAGGTCGGCCTGCTCGGCCAGGTCCAGACCGCCGTTGACCTGAACGTGGGCGAACTCCAGTTGCACCGGCTGGCCATCGAGACTGAAGCGCTGCAGGTGAAAGCGCGGCGTGCCCGCCAGCCGATTGGCGAGACTGAAGGCATCCTGCGCCATGCTCAGGCTCGAGCAGATGGTTTGCGGGCAGACATAGAGGGCGACATTGAGCATGGCGCTGCTCCGGAGTAGAGGTTGGCGATTATTGCCACAAAGTTGTCGTTATAGCCAATCGCCGTAACTCCTGTCGCCGCCGCACAATGGGCTTCATTCATCGAGCTGCTGGCGCCTTGCGCGTGCTGCTCGGCGCACAGGACCGATAACGGGAGCGCTCCATGAGCCATGCCAATGCCGAATTGATCCAGCGTTTCTACCGCGCCTTCCAGAACCTCGATGCCGAGACCATGGCGGCCTGTTACGCCGAGGACGTGCATTTCTCCGATCCCGCCTTCACCGACCTCAACGGCAGCGAGGCGGGCGACATGTGGCGCATGCTCTGCGCTCGCGCCGAGGGCTTCTCGCTGACCTTCGATCAGGTGCAGGCCGACGAGCGCGAGGGCAGTGCGCGCTGGGTCGCCACCTACCGTTTCAGCGCCACCGGCCGCCAGGTGGTCAACCACATCCAGGCGCACTTCGTGTTTCGCGATGGGCTGATCGTCGAGCACCGCGATCACTTCGATCTGTGGCGCTGGACACGCCAGGCACTGGGGGCCAAGGGCCTGCTGCTGGGCTGGGCGCCGCCGGTACAGGCTGCCATTCGTCGGCAGGCCGCCCGTGGCCTGGCCCAGTTTCGCGCGTCTCGCTGAGGCAGGCGACTGAACGCAGTGGTAGGCTAGTCGGTCTTAGCCTTCAATGAAGAGTGCGCACATGGGGTGCACATCTCCACTGCCAATCGAGACCTGCCGTGACCGAACTGATCGTTGCCGTTAAACAGGCCAAGGCCTGGGGGGTTCATGCCGTCACAGCCAGTGGTGTGATTCTCGCTCTGCTGGCACTGCTCGCCGTACTCGACGGCCAACCCAAGCAATGCCTGCTGTGGCTGGGCCTGGCCCTGCTGGTGGATGGCCTCGACGGCTCGCTGGCGCGGCGTTATGACGTCAAAGGCGTGCTGCCGCATTTCGACGGCTCGACCCTGGATCTGGTGATCGACTACCTGACCTACGTCTTCATCCCGGCCATTTTCCTCTACCGCTTCATCCCGTTGCCCGATTACACCCCGCTGTTCGCCGTGGGCCTGATCCTGGTGTCTTCGCTGTTCTGTTTCTGCAACCTGAACATGAAGAGCAAGGACAACTACTTCGTCGGCTTCCCGGCCGCCTGGAACGTGGTGGTGCTGTATTTCTACATTCTCGATGTGCACCCCTGGGTCACCCTGGGCATCATCGTGCTGCTCGCCGGCCTGACCCTGACCAAGATGAAGTTCCTGCATCCGTTCCGCGTGCGGCAGTTCATGCCGCTGAACATCCTGGTGACCTTCGTCTGGATGCTTTCCAGCGCGCTGCTGATTCTGCAGTACCCCGCCAACCAGCCCTGGCTGCTGGCCCTCTGGTGGCTGGCTTCGGCCTACTTCGTCGGCATGTGCCTGTGGCGCTCGGCGCGTGAGTGGTTCCCGGCGCGCGGATGAACGCAGCAGTCGAAAAAGCCTGGTTCGTCTACCTGGTCCGCGCCGCCAACGGCGCGCTGTATTGCGGCATCAGCGACGACCCGCAGCGACGTTTCGCCCAGCACCAGGCGGGCAAGGGCGCACGGTTCTTCCACACCAGCCCGGCGCTGGCCCTGGCCTATGTCGAGGCCTGTGCCGGCAA
Coding sequences:
- a CDS encoding amino acid ABC transporter ATP-binding protein, which encodes MSEVNKQPSAEPMILLQGVNKWYGQFHVLKDINLSVQQGERIVLCGPSGSGKSTTIRCINRLEEHQQGRIVVDGTELTSDLKHIEAIRREVGMVFQHFNLFPHLTVLQNCTLAPMWVRKMPKRQAEEVAMHFLERVRIPEQAHKYPGQLSGGQQQRVAIARALCMKPKIMLFDEPTSALDPEMVKEVLDTMIGLAQDGMTMLCVTHEMGFARTVANRVIFMDKGEIVEQAEPDQFFTNPQNERTKLFLSQILH
- a CDS encoding GlxA family transcriptional regulator, with the protein product MLNVALYVCPQTICSSLSMAQDAFSLANRLAGTPRFHLQRFSLDGQPVQLEFAHVQVNGGLDLAEQADLLILPATGSAISRTLEGNAGLLPWLARRQQQVASLCSSAFLLAAAGLLDGRQATTHWALAETFTRHFPRVNLRSDLLLTEDGPLFCSGGAQAGLDLCLHLIALHGGEWLAQQVASAMVVERQRGPQSRFAPLLPASDDKTLAPLLDWLRRHHAESVDLASLAEQAHCSPRTLLRRFKTATGLTPNDYLQRLRIANAQQALARSGDSLERIAAAVGYADRATFAKLFKQLCGETPGAFRKRMQGNGAAPSVP
- a CDS encoding nuclear transport factor 2 family protein encodes the protein MSHANAELIQRFYRAFQNLDAETMAACYAEDVHFSDPAFTDLNGSEAGDMWRMLCARAEGFSLTFDQVQADEREGSARWVATYRFSATGRQVVNHIQAHFVFRDGLIVEHRDHFDLWRWTRQALGAKGLLLGWAPPVQAAIRRQAARGLAQFRASR
- the pcsA gene encoding phosphatidylcholine synthase, with product MTELIVAVKQAKAWGVHAVTASGVILALLALLAVLDGQPKQCLLWLGLALLVDGLDGSLARRYDVKGVLPHFDGSTLDLVIDYLTYVFIPAIFLYRFIPLPDYTPLFAVGLILVSSLFCFCNLNMKSKDNYFVGFPAAWNVVVLYFYILDVHPWVTLGIIVLLAGLTLTKMKFLHPFRVRQFMPLNILVTFVWMLSSALLILQYPANQPWLLALWWLASAYFVGMCLWRSAREWFPARG
- a CDS encoding GIY-YIG nuclease family protein; the protein is MNAAVEKAWFVYLVRAANGALYCGISDDPQRRFAQHQAGKGARFFHTSPALALAYVEACAGKGDALRRERAIKLLSKAAKEALILANDAAASA